The Drosophila biarmipes strain raj3 chromosome 2L, RU_DBia_V1.1, whole genome shotgun sequence genome has a window encoding:
- the LOC127010613 gene encoding histone H3, translated as MARTKQTARKSTGGKAPRKQLATKAARKSAPATGGVKKPHRYRPGTVALREIRRYQKSTELLIRKLPFQRLVREIAQDFKTDLRFQSSAVMALQEASEAYLVGLFEDTNLCAIHAKRVTIMPKDIQLARRIRGERA; from the coding sequence atggcccgtaccaagcaaaccgctcgcaaatcgactggtggcaaggcgccacgtaagcaactggctactaaggccgctcgcaagagcgctcccgccaccggaggcgtgaagaagcctcatcggtaccgccctggaactgttgccctgcgtgagatccgtcgataccagaagagtaccgagctgctgatccgcaagctgcctttccagcgtctggtgcgtgaaatcgctcaggacttcaagactgacctgcgattccagagctcggcggtgatggctctgcaggaagctagcgaggcctatctagtaggcctctttgaagataccaacttgtgtgccattcatgccaagcgtgtcaccatcatgcccaaggacatccagttggcccgtcgcattcgcggcgagcgtgcttag